A genomic segment from Micropterus dolomieu isolate WLL.071019.BEF.003 ecotype Adirondacks linkage group LG03, ASM2129224v1, whole genome shotgun sequence encodes:
- the LOC123968457 gene encoding calphotin-like — translation MGCSSSSAQTVDQEKRPGTKPEESNGDTVAVRNGIIAEDAQTIEDQMQLPVQTALPDDLQPGADDETEVVLVALEAQEDLGSREDLLAPPEPQPETVAPAEPAPEATEEALLPVEEAAPVETVVPEADSEVKAVAEATEEAPSVESVQAEAPAVVEEASAVPAEAAPEVKALVEATEEAPSVESVVAVQAEAPAVVEEVAAVPAEVSPEVVGTPDVEPVASEPAEAPLAVEEAASVAAVAAVAAEAPAEVAAPVEVEVPTDSATPVTASTGPCESSEPGEASAPAPGAASVEGVVPDEASAPTEASSTVEAAAPVIDTELAVATIPEMPPLSPVRVEDQAEPQPAVEEATVPPAVAVVAQCPTEVTPAPAPEVESAATEPVQEAEVPASIPAVSEAAPEAPAATVTAPVVESTPAVPEEPSAPVPEASPEVVSATEASQDMESEKAKKED, via the exons CAGTCAGAAACGGGATCATTGCAGAAGATGCACAAACCATCGAGGACCAGATGCAGTTGCCTGTGCAGACTGCCTTACCGGACGATCTTCAACCAGGAGCTGATGATGAGACAGAGGTCGTGTTGGTAGCCCTGGAGGCCCAGGAGGATCTTGGCTCTAGGGAAGACCTCCTGGCTCCACCTGAGCCTCAGCCAGAAACTGTCGCCCCTGCAGAACCAGCTCCAGAGGCTACTGAGGAGGCACTACTCCCTGTGGAGGAAGCTGCGCCTGTAGAAACTGTAGTGCCTGAGGCCGATTCTGAGGTCAAGGCTGTTGCTGAGGCTACAGAGGAGGCCCCTTCTGTTGAATCGGTGCAGGCAGAGGCCCCTGCTGTTGTTGAGGAGGCATCTGCTGTGCCAGCTGAGGCCGCTCCAGAGGTCAAAGCACTTGTTGAGGCTACAGAGGAGGCCCCTTCTGTTGAATCTGTTGTAGCTGTGCAGGCAGAGGCCCCTGCTGTTGTTGAGGAGGTGGCTGCTGTGCCAGCTGAAGTCTCTCCTGAGGTTGTTGGCACCCCTGATGTTGAACCTGTTGCATCTGAGCCAGCAGAGGCCCCATTGGCTGTGGAAGAGGCCGCATCTGTAGCAGCTGTAGCGGCTGTAGCGGCTGAGGCCCCTGCCGAAGTGGCTGCTCCTGTCGAGGTAGAAGTGCCAACTGACAGTGCTACACCAGTTACTGCCTCAACAGGACCATGTGAATCCTCAGAACCAGGAGAGGCTTCAGCACCAGCACCAGGGGCAGCCTCAGTTGAAGGTGTAGTACCAGATGAGGCTTCAGCCCCGACTGAGGCTTCTTCAACTGTAGAGGCAGCAGCGCCTGTAATAGATACAGAGCTTGCTGTAGCAACTATTCCAGAGATGCCTCCATTATCTCCTGTCAGAGTTGAGGACCAAGCTGAGCCTCAGCCTGCCGTTGAGGAGGCAACAGTACCTCCTGCTGTCGCTGTGGTGGCACAATGCCCTACAGAAGTCACCCCTGCTCCAGCCCCAGAAGTTGAATCTGCTGCTACTGAGCCAGTCCAGGAGGCAGAGGTTCCAGCATCTATACCAGCGGTTTCAGAAGCAGCCCCAGAAGCTCCAGCAGCAACTGTGACAGCTCCTGTGGTTGAGTCCACCCCAGCAGTCCCTGAAGAACCCTCAGCTCCAGTCCCTGAGGCTTCACCTGAAG TGGTGTCTGCAACTGAGGCCTCTCAGGATATGGAGAGTGAGAAAGCCAAAAAGGAGGATTGA